CTCCAGCTTACGTATCGTCTGGCTGATGGCGGGCTGGCTGCGATGCAGCTTCTGCGCGGCGCGCGAGAAGCTCCCTTCCTGCACAACGGCCATGAAAGTCTGAAGCTGAAAGAGGTCCATTCCGGTAATCAAGCCTGCTTATACGGCTATAAGCAAAAGCCCATACTAACACGATGGATTATGATTCCATAACAATTATAAGCTTGGATTATAGGCATTCCGGCCTTGAGAATGGCTGTTGGCCACTTAGCTCATTGAGGAGAGCCATGGAACGAATCACGATCTTCGACACAACCTTACGCGATGGCGAGCAGTCTCCGGGTTGCAGCATGAACATTCACGAGAAGCTGCGGATGGCGCAGACTCTCGACGCTCTCGGAGTCGACGTGATTGAGGCCGGCTTTCCCATCGCCTCGCAGGGAGATTTCGCGGCGGTAGAGCAGATCGCCCGTGAAATCCGGAGGCCAACTGTTGCGGCGTTAGCTCGCTGCAAGCGGGAAGATGTGGAAAGTGCATGGGCGGCGGTCCGCGATGCCGAGCGTCCACGCATCCACACGTTCCTCGCGACCTCCGATATTCACCTGGAGTTCAAACTGAAGATCACTCGCGCGGAGGCGCTTCAGCAAACGCAAGAAGTGGTGTCGCTGGCGAAGTCGCGCTGCGACGACATAGAGTTTTCCCCCGAAGATGCCACGCGCTCAGACTTCGATTTCCTTTGCGAAGTGCTCGAAACCGCGATCGAATCGGGCGCGACAACGCTAAATATCCCCGACACCGTCGGCTATACACTTCCAGCCGAGTACGGCGCCCTGATCGCCAACCTCTGCAAAAAAGTCAGCAATGTCGATAAAGCCGTCGTCTCCGTGCATTGCCATGACGATCTTGGCCTCGCAGTGGCCAACACTCTGGCAGGCATCGAAGCCGGAGCACGGCAGGTGGAGTGCACGATCAACGGCATCGGCGAGCGGGCGGGGAATGCGCCTCTCGAAGAAATTGTCATGGCGATGCGCGTTCGCGCCGATCGCATGCAGTATCAAACCGGCATTGAGAGCAAGTTGCTCTATGCCGCCAGCCAGCAGTTAGCCGGAATGATCAGCTTCGGGCCGCAGCCGAACAAACCTGTCGTTGGAGCGAATGCCTTCGCGCACGCCGCAGGCATCCATCAGCACGGCATGCTGTCGAATCCTCTCTGCTACGAGATTATGACGCCGGAATCGGTCGGCGCTCCGGGAACGAAACTCGTTTTGGGAAAGCACTCCGGACGTCACGCACTGCAGGCCCGATATGGCGAACTCGGATATCGGCTTAGCCCTGCCGAGGTGAAAGAAATTTATGCGCGGTTCATCGAACTGGCCGACCGCAAAAAGAACATCTACGACCAGGATCTGCTGTCACTGTTGCCGATCGAGCGGCGTTCGGCTCGCGCGAGCGCACCCGTGACAAATGTTGGCGCACCTAGTGTGAGTTAGTGATTCGAGGCGAGAGATGAGGCTTAAGGTTGCGGTTCTGCCCGGCGATGGCATCGGGCCAGAGGTGATGAAGGTAGCCACGAAGGTTATCCGCACACTGGCAGACATCAGCGGATTCGAGTTCCAGTCTCAAGAGTACCCGATTGGCGGTGCAGCGCTGGATGCGACCGGTTTCCCGCTTCCCAAAACGACTCTCGACGCCTGC
This region of Terriglobales bacterium genomic DNA includes:
- a CDS encoding 2-isopropylmalate synthase; protein product: MERITIFDTTLRDGEQSPGCSMNIHEKLRMAQTLDALGVDVIEAGFPIASQGDFAAVEQIAREIRRPTVAALARCKREDVESAWAAVRDAERPRIHTFLATSDIHLEFKLKITRAEALQQTQEVVSLAKSRCDDIEFSPEDATRSDFDFLCEVLETAIESGATTLNIPDTVGYTLPAEYGALIANLCKKVSNVDKAVVSVHCHDDLGLAVANTLAGIEAGARQVECTINGIGERAGNAPLEEIVMAMRVRADRMQYQTGIESKLLYAASQQLAGMISFGPQPNKPVVGANAFAHAAGIHQHGMLSNPLCYEIMTPESVGAPGTKLVLGKHSGRHALQARYGELGYRLSPAEVKEIYARFIELADRKKNIYDQDLLSLLPIERRSARASAPVTNVGAPSVS